The following proteins come from a genomic window of Myroides odoratus DSM 2801:
- a CDS encoding helix-turn-helix domain-containing protein produces the protein MSKDLETIADYYKERSSSSLSQNYAFSINEYKTGTSHFNINMRKYCSFTTPYNRRDFYKVGLIIGRGELHYGSHSITIDRPALFLPCPTTPYSWTCIEKKQEGYFCLFNYEFFTENRNLESFKKTSLFKEWGKPLIFLTPAQLDIAHTYFQQMYTMAQSDYPLKYEVIRNLLALLLHQALQLKVEDISLDEQNASMRLFRLFDQLLNKQFPLDSPAYPLVLRRPIDYANKLNVHVNHLNSSIKSATGKTTSQHITDRILLEAKNLLINTDWDIAQVGYTLGFDQPSHFTHFFKKHLEQTPLQFRNHN, from the coding sequence ATGAGTAAAGATTTAGAAACCATTGCCGATTATTACAAAGAGAGATCTTCCTCTTCGCTCTCTCAAAATTATGCGTTTAGTATCAACGAATACAAGACAGGGACATCGCATTTTAATATCAATATGCGCAAATATTGTAGTTTTACAACGCCTTATAATCGCCGTGATTTTTATAAAGTAGGGTTAATTATTGGTCGAGGAGAATTGCATTATGGCTCGCATTCTATTACTATTGACCGACCTGCTTTGTTTTTACCTTGTCCAACAACGCCATACTCTTGGACGTGTATTGAAAAAAAACAAGAAGGGTACTTTTGCTTATTCAATTACGAATTTTTTACCGAAAACAGAAATCTAGAATCCTTTAAAAAAACGTCTTTATTCAAAGAATGGGGAAAGCCACTCATCTTTTTAACTCCCGCTCAATTGGATATTGCTCATACCTATTTTCAGCAAATGTACACCATGGCACAGTCGGATTACCCTTTAAAATACGAGGTAATTCGAAATCTATTGGCCTTGTTACTTCATCAAGCCTTACAGCTTAAAGTAGAGGATATTTCTCTCGATGAACAAAATGCATCCATGCGTCTATTTCGCTTATTTGACCAATTATTAAATAAACAATTCCCTTTAGACTCACCTGCTTATCCACTGGTCTTACGCCGTCCTATTGATTATGCTAATAAACTCAATGTACATGTGAATCACTTGAATTCCTCCATCAAATCTGCTACTGGAAAAACGACTTCTCAACATATTACAGATCGCATTTTATTAGAAGCGAAAAATTTACTCATCAACACGGATTGGGATATTGCACAAGTGGGCTATACCCTCGGCTTTGATCAACCGTCTCATTTTACACATTTCTTTAAAAAGCACCTGGAACAAACTCCTTTACAATTTAGAAACCACAATTAA
- a CDS encoding MFS transporter, whose amino-acid sequence MLREATNQRKKLATILAFSSIPLSGFVTDIYLPSFPSMANDLAITEKEVQLTLTCYLLSYGISQLFVGSVLDSIGRYKPRLIALLFIALSSTLIALTNDIFLICLLRIVQGIAISILVVATRAIFMDIYEEKQRIHYLSYFTVVWSCGPILAPFLGGYLDAMFSWHANFYFLSIYAVVLFILDLVISGESIPEKKKFNLSQTLQVYKTMLSNQNFIMGIFILGMSYSIVMIFNIAGPFLIENTFNQNSIVIGYCTLLLGFSWMLGGLIGKRRMHLSFEQRTTQPIYIQLILSLVLLGVSYYVENLSLLMVGLFFIHICSGTLFNNFFTTTMLAFPNNSGTAGGLMGGLTYVITSLTSFIISSSGAINTQFQLSTRYTALIICLLFLILYIVQLNKKTH is encoded by the coding sequence ATGCTTAGAGAAGCTACAAACCAAAGAAAAAAGCTAGCCACTATTCTGGCTTTTAGTTCAATTCCCCTATCTGGATTTGTAACGGACATCTACTTACCTTCCTTTCCTTCTATGGCGAATGATTTAGCCATTACAGAGAAGGAAGTACAACTTACTTTAACCTGTTATTTATTGAGTTATGGTATTTCACAGCTCTTCGTTGGTAGTGTTCTCGATAGTATTGGACGTTATAAGCCCCGTTTAATTGCGCTGCTTTTTATTGCTTTATCCAGTACCTTAATTGCACTTACCAATGATATTTTCTTGATTTGCCTGTTGCGCATTGTGCAAGGAATTGCTATTTCGATTTTAGTTGTGGCAACCCGAGCCATTTTCATGGACATTTATGAAGAAAAACAACGCATTCATTACCTGAGTTATTTCACCGTCGTTTGGTCCTGTGGTCCAATCCTCGCTCCATTCTTAGGAGGATACCTCGATGCTATGTTTTCTTGGCATGCGAATTTTTATTTTCTTTCAATTTACGCTGTAGTACTCTTCATTTTAGATCTAGTCATCAGTGGTGAAAGTATTCCAGAAAAGAAAAAATTCAATTTAAGCCAGACTCTTCAAGTGTATAAAACCATGTTGAGCAACCAAAACTTTATCATGGGAATCTTCATTCTTGGGATGAGTTACTCCATCGTGATGATTTTCAATATTGCAGGTCCCTTTTTAATTGAAAACACCTTCAATCAAAATTCCATTGTCATTGGCTACTGTACCTTACTCTTGGGATTTTCTTGGATGTTAGGAGGACTTATTGGCAAAAGAAGGATGCACCTCTCATTTGAGCAACGCACCACACAACCCATCTATATTCAGTTGATTTTGTCTCTTGTTTTATTAGGAGTGAGCTATTATGTTGAAAACTTATCCCTTTTAATGGTTGGTTTATTTTTCATCCACATTTGTTCAGGTACGTTATTCAACAATTTTTTCACCACTACAATGTTGGCCTTTCCCAATAATTCAGGAACAGCAGGAGGATTGATGGGCGGATTGACCTATGTCATTACCTCTCTAACTAGCTTCATCATTTCATCGTCTGGCGCTATTAATACTCAATTTCAATTGAGTACGCGTTATACAGCACTGATTATTTGTCTTTTATTCTTGATTTTATACATCGTACAACTCAATAAAAAAACACACTAG
- a CDS encoding DMT family transporter: MGLNNKFLGFSAAIFAAALWGVSGAFAQFLFNEKNFNAEWLVTVRLLISGSIMLSLGILKGDKDVWHIWKNKKYASQLVVFSFLGMLLVQYSYFITIFHSNAATATVLQYIGPVFIAIYLALRLRKWPKPIEILAIGLAMLGTFLLVTHGDINSLTITPTALIWGIISAIALAAYTILPVHLLKEYSPIVIIGWSMLIAGTGMALVYPPTHFPGIWDMETFWAVAFIILFGTLISFYIFLDAINNIGPQRASLLACAEPLSATLIAVFYFGVQFEFLDWLGSSCIIFTILLLTKIKKKEIPEN, from the coding sequence ATGGGACTAAACAATAAGTTTCTAGGTTTTTCAGCAGCTATCTTTGCTGCTGCACTTTGGGGTGTATCAGGAGCATTTGCTCAATTCTTATTCAATGAGAAAAATTTCAACGCCGAATGGCTAGTGACTGTCCGCCTTTTAATTTCAGGTAGCATTATGCTTTCATTAGGCATCCTCAAAGGCGATAAAGATGTATGGCATATCTGGAAAAATAAAAAATACGCCTCTCAATTGGTTGTTTTTAGTTTTTTGGGCATGCTATTAGTCCAATACTCCTATTTTATTACCATTTTTCACTCGAATGCAGCAACAGCCACCGTACTTCAGTATATTGGCCCTGTTTTTATTGCCATTTACTTAGCTCTTCGCTTGAGAAAATGGCCCAAACCTATTGAAATATTAGCGATTGGTTTAGCGATGTTAGGTACCTTTTTATTGGTTACACATGGAGATATTAATAGTTTAACCATTACCCCTACAGCTTTGATTTGGGGAATTATCTCTGCGATTGCACTGGCAGCCTATACGATTTTACCCGTGCATTTATTGAAAGAATACAGTCCCATTGTCATCATTGGATGGAGTATGTTAATTGCAGGCACGGGAATGGCCCTTGTCTATCCCCCTACGCATTTTCCTGGAATATGGGATATGGAAACGTTTTGGGCAGTTGCTTTTATTATCCTATTTGGTACGCTGATTTCTTTCTATATTTTCTTGGATGCCATCAACAATATTGGTCCGCAACGCGCTAGTTTACTCGCTTGTGCAGAACCTTTATCCGCAACGTTAATTGCTGTTTTTTACTTCGGTGTTCAATTTGAATTTCTAGATTGGTTAGGAAGTAGTTGTATTATTTTCACCATCTTATTATTGACGAAAATAAAGAAAAAGGAAATTCCAGAAAATTAA
- a CDS encoding lipopolysaccharide biosynthesis protein gives MGNGISTKQAFLFTLINYLGVLIGVVSTILIYPQDKEMLGIIRFVDACAQIMYPIIVLGSTHALINFYPQLTEKLQHKLFSYSLISLAKLAGWVGISLVVIRFFYADASFKYVAFAFPLAIAMAYIELFRRQATNLQKISFPTFFEKIIPKITLPSIFLLALYTTTTIDQGLVLYIVSYGLITAVIGIYIYKLYPYHLSKKYDDLFDKVKKRDYYAYSLFAFAGSFGSFFAFRVDSLMIPYFISYEANGTYNIGVTLASTLAIPATGVFALYAPVISDLIKNVQLKKLNEKYKEVARVMFFIGMLLFSCVAVGIDPLFRVLPTYDKLAPSIPIIYLLGVNGVINMSTGFNSEIISYSKYYRFNLISILFLMVLNVGMNLWFLTQTDYGIFGVGLASLLSLTLFNVGKVIYIYLKMKLWPFDVQFGKLFLCMLLVLGIGFYIPVLNHSYWLTLVVRVGFILMCGGVLIFKTPWVFLIQQRFIMLLKRYWR, from the coding sequence ATGGGGAATGGTATTTCAACCAAACAAGCTTTTTTATTTACGCTAATTAATTATTTAGGCGTATTGATTGGCGTTGTTTCAACGATTTTAATCTATCCACAAGACAAAGAAATGCTGGGGATTATCCGTTTTGTGGATGCCTGTGCCCAAATTATGTACCCTATTATTGTTTTGGGAAGTACGCATGCATTGATTAACTTCTATCCTCAATTGACAGAAAAATTACAGCATAAACTCTTTAGTTATAGCTTGATTTCTTTAGCAAAATTGGCTGGTTGGGTTGGAATTTCTTTGGTTGTTATCCGATTCTTTTATGCAGATGCCTCGTTTAAATATGTGGCTTTTGCCTTTCCATTAGCTATTGCAATGGCTTATATTGAGCTATTTCGCAGACAAGCAACAAACCTGCAAAAGATATCATTTCCTACCTTCTTTGAGAAGATTATTCCCAAAATTACATTACCCAGTATCTTTTTGTTAGCGTTGTATACGACAACGACAATCGATCAAGGTTTGGTTTTGTATATTGTGAGTTATGGGTTAATCACCGCTGTAATAGGAATCTATATTTATAAGTTATATCCTTATCACCTTAGTAAAAAGTACGATGACTTATTCGATAAGGTAAAAAAAAGGGACTATTACGCTTATAGTTTATTTGCCTTTGCGGGTAGTTTTGGTTCTTTTTTTGCGTTTCGCGTGGACTCGTTGATGATTCCCTATTTCATTTCTTATGAGGCAAATGGAACCTATAATATTGGAGTAACTTTAGCCTCAACCTTAGCAATTCCAGCTACAGGTGTCTTTGCGTTGTACGCGCCTGTTATCTCAGATTTGATTAAAAATGTACAGCTCAAAAAGCTCAATGAGAAATACAAAGAGGTAGCCCGTGTCATGTTTTTTATCGGGATGCTATTGTTCTCTTGCGTTGCTGTAGGGATTGATCCCTTGTTTCGCGTATTGCCCACTTATGATAAATTGGCTCCTTCTATTCCAATTATCTATTTATTAGGCGTCAATGGGGTAATCAATATGTCGACAGGATTTAATTCAGAGATTATTTCCTATTCCAAATACTATCGTTTTAATTTAATTTCCATTCTGTTTTTAATGGTGCTGAATGTCGGTATGAATCTTTGGTTTCTAACCCAAACGGATTATGGTATTTTTGGTGTTGGATTAGCTTCCTTACTTAGTTTAACTCTATTTAATGTAGGAAAGGTGATTTACATCTACCTCAAAATGAAACTATGGCCTTTTGACGTACAATTTGGTAAGTTATTCCTTTGTATGTTATTGGTGTTGGGGATTGGGTTTTATATCCCGGTTCTCAATCACAGCTATTGGCTTACTTTAGTTGTTCGCGTAGGATTTATCTTGATGTGTGGTGGGGTTTTAATTTTTAAAACGCCGTGGGTGTTTTTAATCCAACAGCGTTTTATTATGTTACTTAAACGCTATTGGCGTTAA
- a CDS encoding glycosyltransferase family 2 protein, with protein sequence MKYIVIIPAYNEASYIAKTLQSLAAQTLLPEWVLVVNDNSTDQTASLVESFTTQYPWLHLTTKSSAAIHLPGSKVVQAFNYGLSLLPESIAYDIIVKLDADLILPPDYFASIVSAFLDNSKLGMAGGIALIEKNNNWVVENLTDKDHIRGAFKAYRKACFQQIGGLKPAMGWDTVDELLCRYYHWEILVRQDLQIKHLKPTGAQYDQTARYKQGEAFYRLHYGLLITLIASLKLASKKGKPLLFLDYIKGYFKAKAKQEPYLVTEEQGKFIRQYRWAKIKSKLF encoded by the coding sequence ATGAAGTATATCGTTATTATTCCCGCTTACAATGAAGCCTCTTATATTGCAAAAACCCTGCAGAGTTTAGCGGCTCAAACCTTACTTCCTGAATGGGTGCTGGTGGTCAATGATAACTCCACAGACCAAACAGCATCCCTTGTAGAATCATTTACTACACAATATCCTTGGTTACACTTAACCACGAAATCATCCGCAGCGATCCATTTACCGGGAAGTAAAGTGGTTCAAGCCTTCAATTATGGTTTATCCCTACTACCTGAATCGATAGCCTATGATATCATCGTAAAATTGGATGCCGATTTAATTCTTCCGCCTGATTATTTTGCTTCTATTGTATCTGCCTTTCTAGACAATTCCAAACTCGGTATGGCCGGAGGTATCGCATTAATCGAAAAGAACAACAATTGGGTTGTTGAGAACTTAACGGACAAAGACCATATTCGCGGGGCATTCAAAGCCTATCGAAAGGCGTGTTTTCAGCAAATTGGTGGACTCAAACCAGCGATGGGGTGGGATACGGTTGATGAATTACTCTGCCGATATTATCATTGGGAAATTCTTGTGCGTCAAGATTTACAAATCAAACACCTCAAACCAACAGGAGCTCAATACGACCAAACGGCTCGTTATAAACAAGGAGAAGCCTTTTACCGCTTGCACTATGGTTTATTGATTACGCTCATTGCTAGTTTAAAATTGGCTTCCAAAAAAGGAAAACCCCTGTTATTTCTCGATTACATCAAAGGGTATTTTAAAGCAAAAGCAAAACAAGAACCCTATTTAGTCACGGAAGAACAAGGAAAATTTATTCGTCAATACCGCTGGGCTAAAATAAAGTCCAAGTTGTTTTAG
- a CDS encoding MlaE family ABC transporter permease, producing the protein MIKTGLTNIGQYFIMLKEIFSKMTKWKVMKELIFKEIDDLIIGSLGIVCFLSFFVGGVVAIQTALNLTNPLIPKYLIGFATRQSVILEFAPTFISIIMAGKMGSFITSSIGTMRVTEQIDALEVMGVSSLNYLVFPKMVAVLLYPFVIGISMFLGVLGGWFGGVMGNFVSSEQFITGLQDSFIPFHITYAFIKTTLFGFLLATIPSYFGYYMKGGALEVGKASTTAFVWTSVAIILTNYILTSLLLSN; encoded by the coding sequence ATGATAAAAACTGGATTAACAAATATTGGTCAGTACTTTATTATGCTAAAAGAAATTTTTAGCAAAATGACTAAGTGGAAAGTAATGAAGGAGCTCATATTCAAAGAAATAGACGATTTAATCATTGGTTCTTTGGGTATTGTGTGCTTCTTATCTTTTTTCGTTGGAGGTGTTGTTGCCATTCAGACAGCCTTAAACTTAACCAATCCTTTAATTCCTAAATATCTTATTGGATTTGCAACCAGACAATCGGTTATCTTAGAATTTGCCCCTACGTTCATCTCCATCATTATGGCGGGAAAAATGGGATCTTTTATCACATCGAGTATTGGTACCATGCGTGTTACGGAACAAATTGACGCTTTAGAAGTAATGGGAGTTAGTTCATTAAACTACCTTGTTTTCCCTAAAATGGTTGCTGTTTTGTTATATCCTTTCGTTATTGGTATCAGTATGTTCTTGGGTGTTTTAGGTGGATGGTTCGGTGGTGTTATGGGTAACTTTGTATCTTCAGAGCAATTTATCACTGGATTACAAGATAGTTTTATTCCGTTTCACATTACGTATGCGTTTATCAAAACAACTCTTTTTGGTTTCTTATTAGCGACTATTCCTTCTTACTTTGGATACTACATGAAAGGTGGTGCACTAGAAGTAGGAAAAGCAAGTACCACTGCTTTCGTTTGGACGAGTGTGGCGATTATCCTAACAAACTATATATTAACCTCTCTCCTTTTAAGTAATTAG
- a CDS encoding ABC transporter ATP-binding protein yields the protein MIEVTNIEKSFNGNKVLKGITTTFETGKTNLIIGQSGSGKTVFLKTLLGIHAHDNGQILFDGRDYADMNKHQRRDLRTEIGMVFQGSALFDSMTVEENIAFPLRMFTKKSDKEIMHRVNEVIDRVKLINANKKKPSEISGGMQKRVAIARAIVNNPKYLFCDEPNSGLDPKTAIVIDNLIQEITHEYDITTVINTHDMNSVLEIGEHIVFLKNGVLAWSGNNKEIIQTDNEDVVDFVYSSELFQMVRDAMRHIGSKK from the coding sequence ATGATTGAAGTAACAAACATAGAAAAGTCTTTTAATGGCAATAAGGTTTTGAAGGGAATTACCACGACGTTTGAAACAGGAAAAACCAATTTAATCATCGGACAAAGTGGTTCAGGGAAAACGGTTTTCTTGAAAACACTTTTGGGTATTCATGCACATGACAACGGACAAATTCTATTTGATGGAAGGGATTATGCCGATATGAATAAACACCAACGCCGTGATTTGCGTACGGAAATTGGAATGGTATTCCAAGGAAGTGCTCTTTTTGATTCCATGACAGTGGAAGAAAATATTGCTTTCCCTTTGCGCATGTTTACCAAAAAAAGCGATAAAGAAATCATGCATCGTGTAAATGAGGTAATTGACCGCGTCAAATTAATCAATGCCAATAAAAAGAAACCTTCGGAAATATCTGGAGGAATGCAAAAAAGGGTAGCCATTGCTCGTGCAATCGTAAACAACCCTAAATATTTGTTCTGTGACGAACCAAACTCTGGATTAGATCCAAAAACAGCAATCGTCATTGACAACTTGATTCAAGAAATCACCCACGAATACGATATTACAACTGTAATTAATACACACGATATGAACTCGGTGTTGGAAATTGGAGAACACATCGTATTCTTAAAAAATGGGGTATTGGCTTGGTCAGGAAATAATAAAGAGATTATCCAAACAGACAATGAAGATGTTGTGGATTTCGTTTACTCTTCTGAACTCTTTCAGATGGTTCGAGATGCAATGCGACACATTGGTTCTAAAAAATAA
- a CDS encoding pirin family protein, translating to MKTKNIEQIAAPRPAHFVGDGFRVHNFIPGVPGMSMQRMDPFIMFDYNSKYHFGPSEIPRGVGVHPHKGFETVTIAYKGRVEHGDSSGGGGIIGEGDVQWMTAASGVLHKEFHETEWSKTGGEFQMVQLWVNLPAEAKKGQPQYQAIENAQMPHYTLENGQGFIEVIAGEYQGVKGPATTFTPIHMSNLKAKAGAQVTYEFPTTYNTLLLVLEGSIKVNGSDVQQDHVAVMAHDGEQFTVEVTADAVVLVLAGLPIKEPIAHYGPFVMNTQEELLQAFDDFNTGKFGTWN from the coding sequence ATGAAAACAAAAAATATTGAACAAATCGCAGCACCAAGACCTGCACATTTTGTAGGAGATGGTTTTAGAGTACACAATTTTATTCCAGGGGTTCCAGGAATGAGTATGCAACGCATGGATCCCTTCATTATGTTTGACTACAACTCCAAATACCACTTTGGACCGAGTGAAATTCCAAGAGGGGTTGGTGTCCATCCACATAAAGGTTTTGAGACCGTAACAATCGCTTATAAAGGACGTGTGGAACACGGCGATAGCAGCGGTGGTGGTGGAATCATTGGAGAAGGTGATGTACAATGGATGACTGCTGCATCCGGTGTTTTACACAAAGAGTTTCACGAAACAGAATGGAGTAAAACAGGAGGTGAATTTCAGATGGTTCAATTGTGGGTTAACCTTCCTGCTGAAGCAAAAAAAGGACAACCACAATACCAAGCGATTGAAAATGCACAAATGCCCCATTATACGCTTGAAAATGGACAAGGATTTATCGAAGTAATCGCAGGTGAATATCAGGGAGTAAAAGGCCCTGCTACAACCTTTACTCCCATCCACATGTCTAACTTAAAAGCAAAAGCAGGTGCACAGGTTACTTATGAATTCCCTACTACCTATAACACGCTATTGTTAGTATTAGAAGGAAGTATTAAAGTAAACGGATCGGATGTACAACAAGATCACGTTGCCGTTATGGCACATGATGGAGAGCAATTCACTGTAGAAGTAACAGCAGATGCTGTTGTATTAGTTCTGGCAGGCCTTCCAATCAAAGAACCTATCGCGCACTATGGCCCATTTGTAATGAATACTCAAGAAGAATTACTACAAGCTTTTGACGATTTCAACACAGGGAAATTCGGAACTTGGAATTAA